In the Opitutales bacterium genome, one interval contains:
- a CDS encoding GNAT family N-acetyltransferase, translating into MQPFVDPGILHHANTTVRLERSFAAEPDRDIVPAVRFGVFFAITGSRVGSVSYRHGDTEQLHRYAGHIGYGIDAPYRGQDHATNACRALRNQLARYKAEVIITCDPENRASRRVLDKIGATYLNTVEIPRDHFLRHTRGMTHKRRYRWMLG; encoded by the coding sequence ATGCAGCCCTTCGTCGATCCAGGCATACTGCACCATGCAAACACCACCGTTCGGCTCGAGCGCAGCTTTGCAGCCGAGCCGGACCGGGACATCGTGCCAGCAGTGCGTTTTGGCGTATTCTTTGCCATTACCGGAAGCCGAGTCGGCTCTGTATCCTATCGCCACGGCGACACCGAGCAACTGCATCGCTACGCTGGCCATATCGGCTATGGCATCGATGCCCCGTATCGCGGGCAAGACCACGCCACCAATGCCTGCAGAGCATTACGCAATCAATTGGCGCGATATAAAGCCGAAGTCATCATCACCTGCGACCCTGAAAACAGGGCATCACGCCGCGTTCTCGATAAAATCGGAGCCACCTACCTAAACACCGTCGAAATCCCCCGAGACCACTTCCTCAGACACACCCGTGGCATGACCCACAAACGCCGCTACCGCTGGATGTTGGGTTAA
- a CDS encoding TIGR01777 family protein, producing MSVKFERSIELPVSAETAFAWHERPGAFIRLRPPWQQTHLLAHKGGIKRGACVSIETKLGPLEQRWEIEHGEFEQGRLFTDRLLEGPFKSWQHRHVFEPISEKLSTLHDRLEIEAPLGAIGRLGEPFLRDLLSRVFAYRHRLTLEDLMRGQAWGKAITNGTVLIAGITGTIGQALAGYLQTRGYRVAGLSRSGKSPWPGLDMYDWDPAEGRVAQDLPNDVAVVINLAGESIIGRWTTEKRRRIIESRTRPIEVLSAFMKDRGIEPDLWINASGVGYYGPRGESVFGEESPLGSGFLAEVCRDWEAAAMTNDVAKRTIAGRFGVVMSAAGGALKQMLPAFNVGAGGPLGNKAAYMPWITLLDLVYALEHCMQHPEISGPVNFTAPGAVTQAGFARALGKAVKRPAFLPTPAAPLKLVFGDMATETLLIDQQVEPSVLKQTGFRWSFPEIEDALKFELGRL from the coding sequence TTGAGCGTGAAATTTGAACGGTCTATTGAGCTTCCCGTCTCTGCTGAGACCGCCTTTGCATGGCATGAGCGCCCCGGGGCCTTTATTCGTCTGCGCCCTCCTTGGCAGCAAACGCACCTGTTGGCGCACAAGGGTGGCATTAAGCGAGGAGCATGTGTCAGCATCGAGACGAAGCTAGGCCCCTTAGAACAGCGCTGGGAGATTGAGCATGGTGAATTCGAGCAGGGACGACTCTTTACCGATCGCCTTTTGGAAGGTCCGTTTAAATCTTGGCAGCACCGGCATGTATTTGAGCCGATTAGCGAAAAGCTCTCAACACTGCATGACCGGCTCGAAATCGAGGCTCCACTAGGTGCAATAGGAAGGCTGGGCGAGCCGTTCTTACGCGATTTGCTGAGCCGAGTCTTTGCGTACCGTCATCGTCTGACACTAGAGGACCTCATGCGCGGTCAGGCATGGGGCAAAGCAATAACAAATGGAACCGTGCTGATTGCTGGAATCACGGGGACCATTGGTCAAGCATTGGCCGGGTATCTACAGACGCGTGGTTATCGCGTAGCTGGTTTGTCGCGGTCTGGTAAAAGTCCATGGCCGGGACTCGATATGTATGATTGGGATCCTGCTGAGGGTCGGGTCGCTCAAGATTTACCTAATGATGTGGCGGTGGTGATCAATCTGGCTGGTGAGTCTATCATAGGTCGTTGGACCACAGAGAAGCGTCGCCGTATTATAGAATCACGGACACGGCCCATTGAAGTCTTGTCGGCGTTCATGAAAGATCGAGGTATCGAGCCAGATCTTTGGATCAATGCCTCGGGGGTAGGTTATTATGGACCCCGCGGTGAATCCGTTTTTGGAGAGGAATCGCCCTTGGGGAGCGGGTTTTTAGCTGAAGTATGCCGAGACTGGGAAGCCGCGGCCATGACAAACGACGTGGCGAAGCGGACGATCGCTGGGCGATTTGGCGTTGTCATGTCTGCGGCAGGTGGAGCGCTCAAGCAGATGCTACCCGCTTTCAATGTGGGCGCGGGAGGGCCGCTGGGCAATAAGGCAGCCTACATGCCTTGGATTACTCTATTGGACCTCGTTTATGCCCTAGAACACTGCATGCAGCACCCTGAGATTTCCGGTCCTGTTAACTTTACTGCTCCAGGTGCGGTCACTCAGGCCGGCTTTGCTCGTGCACTCGGAAAGGCGGTCAAACGTCCGGCATTCCTGCCCACACCCGCTGCACCCTTGAAACTGGTATTCGGGGACATGGCTACGGAGACCCTCCTTATCGATCAACAAGTGGAGCCGTCGGTTCTTAAGCAAACAGGTTTCCGCTGGAGCTTTCCAGAAATCGAAGACGCGCTTAAGTTTGAGTTGGGTCGTTTGTAA
- a CDS encoding UDP-N-acetylglucosamine diphosphorylase gives MHTDNLFEFPESLEEFRDFFMPTDQPWLWVSQIRVALAKVLANCRPALPDVPAGLHVEGPVYLHPSVKLPPYGSVQGPAWIGPNSELRPGVFIRGNVITGAGCVLGNSCEFKNCLLMNGVQVPHFSYVGDSILGNQAHLGAGAILSNFRMDGGNIGVRDAVGEKIDTGMRKLGAILGDRAQLGCNAVAQPGSILGKEAVVLTGVVHKGYLAKGHWRVE, from the coding sequence ATGCACACAGATAACTTGTTTGAATTCCCTGAGTCTCTAGAAGAGTTCAGGGATTTTTTTATGCCTACAGACCAGCCGTGGCTATGGGTCAGTCAAATCCGTGTGGCCTTGGCCAAAGTACTTGCGAATTGTAGGCCGGCGCTTCCAGACGTGCCAGCGGGTCTTCATGTGGAGGGTCCCGTCTATCTTCATCCTTCTGTGAAGCTGCCACCATATGGTAGCGTTCAAGGGCCTGCGTGGATCGGTCCCAACAGCGAGCTTAGGCCGGGCGTATTTATCCGTGGGAATGTAATCACTGGAGCGGGTTGCGTCTTGGGCAATAGCTGCGAGTTCAAGAATTGCCTGCTTATGAACGGGGTCCAGGTGCCCCATTTTAGTTACGTGGGTGATTCAATTCTAGGGAATCAAGCTCACCTCGGTGCTGGAGCGATTTTGTCCAACTTCCGCATGGATGGTGGCAATATTGGTGTCCGTGATGCCGTCGGTGAGAAAATCGACACCGGTATGCGTAAATTGGGAGCCATACTGGGGGACCGCGCCCAACTCGGCTGTAACGCTGTCGCCCAGCCCGGATCGATTTTAGGAAAGGAAGCGGTAGTCCTCACCGGCGTAGTTCACAAGGGCTATCTGGCTAAAGGGCATTGGCGTGTCGAGTGA
- a CDS encoding GNAT family N-acetyltransferase: MINIQYLPGTLSESEQSVVTTGFTKLSEEQHAPTYSETFIKWIGKDDEDELRAALTAKVLWDWLYLDELWVCPSNRGKGLGRALMHSAENYAATHSLQGIWLWTQSWQAADFYNHLGFEEFTRFPNFPKDHERIGLRKFLTNDPTQT; this comes from the coding sequence ATGATCAATATTCAGTATCTCCCCGGCACCCTTTCTGAGTCAGAGCAATCCGTGGTCACCACAGGATTTACCAAGCTCTCCGAAGAACAACACGCACCCACTTATAGTGAAACATTCATTAAGTGGATTGGGAAGGACGACGAAGACGAGCTCAGGGCCGCGCTGACAGCAAAGGTTCTTTGGGACTGGCTGTATCTCGATGAGCTTTGGGTATGTCCCAGCAATCGAGGCAAAGGCCTGGGCAGAGCCCTTATGCATTCGGCGGAAAATTATGCCGCAACACACAGTCTCCAAGGTATCTGGTTATGGACTCAGAGCTGGCAAGCTGCTGACTTCTATAATCACTTGGGCTTCGAGGAATTCACGCGATTCCCCAACTTCCCGAAGGACCATGAACGCATTGGACTGAGGAAATTCCTTACAAACGACCCAACTCAAACTTAA
- a CDS encoding tyrosine--tRNA ligase, with protein MDAFDTILQNTDTVIGEDALKERLASGKPMRIKFGVDPTRPDLTFGHMVVFNKLRQFQDLGHQAILLIGDFTTLIGDPSGRSDLRPVLTKKEIAENASTYLDQAFKILDKEKTEVRHNSEWFGEQGFEHCLALARKMTVSRMLERDDFAKRYKDNKTISIIEFLYPLVQGQDSVELESDVELGGSDQLFNLLVGRHLQKDIGQPEQVCITLPLLVGLDGAKKMSKSQDNYIAFNDTPKEMFGKIMSISDDVMWDYYRLLLLKTDAEVSELKTQHPMQCKKALGVALVSKFYGPEAGTDELEQFEKVFSQNKIPDDMPSVTWNELPRVDDTLSLLEIMAAQSKLFGSKSEIRRLFKQGAVKLNQQKVDDPNQLINAPSEAHIIQAGKRKFLKVQA; from the coding sequence ATGGACGCTTTTGACACCATCTTGCAAAATACCGACACGGTCATCGGCGAAGACGCACTCAAAGAACGGCTGGCCTCGGGTAAGCCAATGCGCATTAAGTTTGGCGTCGATCCCACACGGCCTGATCTGACCTTCGGCCATATGGTGGTGTTCAACAAGCTACGTCAGTTCCAAGACCTAGGGCACCAAGCGATCCTCCTAATCGGCGACTTCACAACCCTCATCGGCGACCCATCCGGCCGCTCCGATTTGCGCCCCGTTTTGACCAAAAAAGAGATCGCCGAAAATGCGTCCACCTACCTCGACCAAGCATTCAAAATCCTCGACAAAGAAAAAACCGAAGTGCGCCACAACAGCGAGTGGTTTGGTGAGCAAGGTTTCGAGCACTGCCTCGCCTTAGCCCGCAAGATGACAGTTTCCCGCATGCTCGAACGCGACGACTTCGCAAAGCGCTACAAAGACAACAAAACCATCTCCATCATCGAGTTCCTCTACCCACTTGTTCAAGGTCAGGACAGCGTTGAACTCGAGTCCGATGTCGAACTCGGGGGCAGCGATCAGCTATTCAACCTCTTGGTAGGGCGCCACCTCCAGAAAGACATCGGACAACCCGAGCAAGTGTGCATCACCCTGCCCCTGCTTGTAGGCCTCGACGGAGCAAAAAAGATGTCCAAGAGCCAGGACAACTACATCGCCTTTAACGACACGCCCAAAGAGATGTTCGGTAAAATCATGTCGATCAGTGATGACGTCATGTGGGACTACTATCGCCTGCTGCTATTGAAAACCGACGCTGAAGTGTCCGAGCTCAAGACACAACATCCCATGCAGTGTAAAAAAGCCCTGGGCGTCGCCCTCGTATCTAAATTCTACGGCCCTGAAGCCGGAACAGACGAACTTGAGCAATTCGAAAAAGTTTTCTCTCAGAATAAAATTCCCGACGACATGCCATCGGTCACTTGGAACGAGCTCCCCCGCGTCGACGACACCTTATCCCTCCTCGAAATCATGGCTGCGCAAAGCAAGCTCTTCGGATCAAAAAGCGAAATCCGCCGCCTCTTCAAACAAGGCGCAGTAAAGCTGAATCAACAAAAAGTCGACGATCCCAACCAGCTCATCAATGCCCCATCCGAAGCCCACATCATCCAGGCAGGCAAACGAAAGTTTCTTAAGGTCCAAGCGTAG
- the ilvB gene encoding biosynthetic-type acetolactate synthase large subunit yields MSNSNTSTADPAAKQAQPTSMKGADVVVEALIREGVDVVFAYPGGASLELHQALVRREDTIRTILPRFEQGGGFMAHGYARATGKAGVCMATSGPGATNLVTCIADAYMDSIPLVAITGQVYQQFIGKSAFQETDFIGITLPIVKHSYLVLNEDDLVQAIKEAFHIAVSGRPGPVVIDIPKDVQQKIFEPDFDISIDLPGLINPPHASDEELEQVLDLIEKAERPVLYTGGGIISADAVEALRTFARKTNIPVASTLMGLGAFPAEEEQSLYWFGMHGTVAGNWAVLESDLLICAGARFDDRITGLVSKFAPDATIVHFDIDRSEHNKNKPAHYPIHTDIKYALSRLDTLFDQRGKAALPYAKWMQTIQSWKTEHPFKYEANEHILPQEAIDVLYQETQGDAIITTGVGQHQMWAAQFYKFNEPRRYISSLGLGTMGFGLPAALGAKVACPGKEVINIDGDGCFLMNVQELAAAAIEKINAKTIIINNQHLGMVVQWEDLLYESVRGQTILGDPENIGGPDNIEGLYPDFVKIAEGFGVKARRVVRRESLREAIREMLEHDGPYVLDIVVPYTEHVLPMIQQGKSAREILITSGPENK; encoded by the coding sequence ATGAGCAACTCAAATACATCCACAGCCGATCCTGCTGCGAAGCAGGCCCAGCCCACCTCCATGAAAGGTGCCGACGTCGTCGTCGAAGCCCTCATTCGCGAAGGTGTGGATGTGGTGTTTGCCTACCCCGGAGGTGCTTCACTTGAGCTGCACCAGGCGCTCGTTCGCCGCGAAGATACAATTCGCACGATCTTACCCCGTTTTGAGCAAGGAGGAGGCTTTATGGCACATGGCTACGCGCGCGCCACAGGCAAAGCGGGTGTCTGCATGGCAACGAGCGGCCCTGGGGCAACCAACCTAGTCACGTGTATCGCCGATGCCTACATGGACTCGATTCCTCTCGTCGCGATCACAGGTCAAGTCTACCAACAATTCATTGGGAAGAGCGCATTTCAAGAGACCGACTTCATCGGAATAACCCTCCCCATCGTGAAGCATTCTTACTTGGTGCTGAATGAGGACGACCTGGTCCAGGCCATCAAGGAAGCATTCCATATCGCAGTTAGCGGTCGACCGGGTCCTGTCGTCATCGACATCCCCAAAGATGTTCAGCAAAAGATCTTCGAACCTGACTTCGACATATCAATCGATCTCCCGGGTCTCATCAATCCCCCTCATGCCAGCGACGAAGAGCTAGAGCAAGTGCTCGATCTCATTGAAAAAGCTGAGCGTCCCGTCCTTTACACAGGGGGTGGCATTATTTCGGCAGACGCGGTCGAAGCCCTGCGCACCTTCGCTCGAAAAACCAACATCCCTGTAGCCTCCACGCTCATGGGGCTCGGAGCATTTCCCGCCGAGGAAGAGCAATCGCTCTATTGGTTCGGCATGCACGGCACGGTTGCCGGAAATTGGGCCGTTCTAGAGAGTGACTTACTTATCTGCGCGGGAGCCCGCTTCGACGACCGTATTACCGGCTTGGTATCCAAGTTTGCCCCTGATGCGACCATCGTTCACTTCGATATCGATCGCTCCGAGCACAATAAAAACAAACCGGCTCACTACCCGATCCATACAGACATCAAGTATGCCCTGAGTCGCTTGGACACGCTGTTCGATCAACGCGGCAAAGCTGCTCTGCCCTACGCAAAATGGATGCAAACCATACAGTCTTGGAAAACAGAGCACCCCTTCAAATATGAGGCAAATGAGCACATCCTCCCCCAAGAGGCGATTGATGTACTCTACCAGGAAACCCAGGGTGATGCCATCATCACGACCGGTGTCGGCCAGCACCAAATGTGGGCAGCTCAATTTTATAAATTCAACGAACCGCGCCGCTACATCAGTTCGCTCGGGCTCGGCACGATGGGATTCGGCCTGCCTGCAGCATTGGGCGCAAAAGTAGCGTGCCCCGGCAAAGAAGTCATTAACATCGATGGTGACGGCTGCTTCCTCATGAACGTCCAAGAGTTAGCGGCAGCGGCCATCGAGAAGATCAACGCCAAAACAATCATCATCAACAACCAACACCTCGGGATGGTGGTTCAATGGGAAGACCTCCTCTATGAGAGCGTTCGAGGGCAGACCATTCTGGGTGACCCAGAAAACATTGGGGGGCCCGATAACATCGAAGGCCTCTACCCTGATTTTGTGAAGATTGCCGAAGGATTTGGCGTAAAAGCGCGCCGCGTCGTAAGGCGGGAATCCCTACGCGAAGCAATTCGCGAAATGCTTGAGCATGACGGCCCTTACGTCCTTGACATCGTCGTGCCTTACACGGAGCACGTATTGCCTATGATACAGCAGGGTAAATCTGCCCGTGAGATCCTCATTACTTCAGGACCGGAGAATAAATAG
- a CDS encoding PIN domain-containing protein, producing the protein MSVIIDTSVWSQFFRRKDPEDPGAVEMVGDLIIRRGAVLAGIVKQELLSGIKEPERFRKLLSALSDFELLLATDEDHILAGRYFSKCRSCGVQGSFSDFLICAQASNNQMSILSSDRDFIHYLEHIPIKLTR; encoded by the coding sequence ATGAGCGTCATTATCGACACCTCAGTCTGGTCTCAATTCTTCAGGAGAAAGGATCCGGAAGATCCGGGGGCTGTTGAGATGGTAGGAGATTTGATCATTCGCCGCGGAGCTGTTTTGGCTGGCATCGTAAAGCAAGAGTTACTTTCTGGTATCAAGGAACCCGAGAGGTTCCGGAAGCTTTTGTCGGCGTTGTCCGATTTTGAATTACTCTTGGCCACAGATGAAGATCATATTCTCGCAGGGAGGTATTTCAGCAAGTGTCGATCTTGTGGAGTTCAGGGATCGTTTTCTGATTTCCTTATATGTGCTCAGGCTTCCAATAATCAGATGTCTATTTTATCTTCTGATAGAGACTTTATTCATTATTTGGAGCATATTCCGATCAAGCTGACTAGGTAG
- a CDS encoding YmdB family metallophosphoesterase: MPRILFIGDIVGKPGRTIVRERLPALRSELDIDVVIANAENAASGKGITGALAKELAQAGVDRMTLGDHVWDQRGFDGEIDSLDFICRPWNLPGGVPGRSWVSIGLSGGGTLGIATFLGRQFMKVTAGNLFEQIEAVFDVAGVDYWFIEVHAETTSEKVAAGWLLDGRALAVVGTHTHIPTADGRVLPGGTAYLTDAGMTGPYASVLGREVEPVIGALRDGMPRRFPVARQDVRLCGCLIDFDAATGKATAIERVEVGE, translated from the coding sequence ATGCCACGTATACTTTTCATTGGAGACATCGTAGGGAAACCAGGCCGCACCATCGTTCGAGAGCGATTACCTGCACTGCGCTCAGAATTGGATATCGATGTGGTGATCGCTAATGCAGAAAATGCAGCCTCGGGCAAGGGGATCACGGGCGCTTTAGCAAAGGAGCTGGCTCAGGCCGGTGTCGATCGCATGACTTTGGGAGATCACGTTTGGGATCAGCGTGGGTTTGATGGGGAAATCGACTCATTGGACTTTATATGCCGACCCTGGAATCTACCTGGAGGTGTCCCTGGGCGTTCTTGGGTGAGCATAGGACTATCCGGGGGGGGAACTCTGGGTATTGCGACTTTTTTGGGACGGCAGTTCATGAAGGTGACGGCGGGTAATCTTTTCGAGCAGATTGAAGCAGTCTTCGATGTAGCCGGTGTCGACTATTGGTTTATCGAAGTCCACGCGGAGACTACATCAGAGAAAGTGGCTGCAGGTTGGTTGTTGGATGGACGTGCCTTGGCTGTGGTCGGTACGCATACCCATATTCCGACTGCCGATGGGCGCGTGCTGCCGGGAGGTACTGCTTACTTAACAGATGCCGGGATGACCGGCCCATATGCCTCGGTGCTCGGACGTGAGGTCGAGCCTGTCATCGGCGCGTTGCGCGATGGCATGCCCCGAAGGTTTCCAGTGGCGCGTCAAGATGTCCGCCTGTGCGGCTGTCTCATCGACTTTGACGCAGCGACAGGCAAAGCTACCGCTATCGAGCGCGTCGAGGTAGGAGAGTAG
- a CDS encoding type II toxin-antitoxin system VapB family antitoxin, giving the protein MATNIELNEVLLSKAMRLGKIKTKKDAVNEALSEYVQRREQLKVLDHFGTVEYDEDYDYKKQRKVQ; this is encoded by the coding sequence ATGGCGACCAATATCGAATTAAATGAAGTGCTTTTGAGCAAGGCGATGCGGCTTGGAAAAATCAAGACGAAGAAGGATGCAGTAAATGAAGCTCTGAGCGAGTATGTGCAGCGTAGAGAACAGCTGAAGGTGTTGGATCACTTTGGGACTGTCGAGTATGACGAAGACTATGATTATAAAAAGCAAAGGAAGGTTCAGTGA
- a CDS encoding type II toxin-antitoxin system VapB family antitoxin, producing MATNLKIDTELLDEALVLGGFETKKDTVNAALKSFVHYKKQLKVLELADSFEEFDDFDYKSYRKSS from the coding sequence ATGGCTACTAATTTAAAAATAGATACAGAACTCTTAGATGAGGCCTTGGTCCTAGGCGGCTTTGAGACGAAGAAGGATACGGTCAACGCAGCTCTCAAGTCTTTTGTGCACTACAAAAAGCAACTCAAAGTCCTTGAGCTGGCAGATTCGTTTGAGGAGTTCGATGATTTTGATTACAAGTCTTATCGAAAGAGCTCATGA
- a CDS encoding GNAT family N-acetyltransferase, with product MNFGEITAQDIPELFRVRIATWHNNQGAKQMSALGITHESVRAMLECGSHRGWLCEIDGMVVGFTMGNKLTGEMWVIAVLQEYEGRGVGRKLMALVEDWLWSEGWKEIWLTTDPDESVRAVGFYRRLGWKDWKLDRDQYMRKRC from the coding sequence ATGAATTTTGGAGAGATCACCGCTCAGGACATACCGGAGCTATTTCGGGTGCGGATTGCTACTTGGCACAACAATCAAGGCGCAAAACAAATGAGTGCGCTCGGAATCACACATGAATCTGTCCGTGCGATGCTAGAATGTGGTTCGCATCGGGGCTGGTTGTGCGAAATCGATGGAATGGTTGTCGGCTTCACCATGGGAAATAAACTTACGGGTGAGATGTGGGTAATAGCTGTGCTGCAGGAGTATGAGGGTAGAGGCGTGGGCCGAAAGCTCATGGCACTCGTTGAGGACTGGCTCTGGTCAGAGGGCTGGAAAGAAATCTGGCTCACGACGGATCCTGACGAATCCGTTCGCGCCGTCGGCTTTTACCGGCGCCTCGGCTGGAAAGACTGGAAGCTCGATCGCGATCAGTATATGCGAAAACGCTGCTAG
- the cysK gene encoding cysteine synthase A yields the protein MSLLAQNILATVGNTPLVKLNRIVEGIDANIYVKCEFFNPLNSVKDRIGVAMIEAAEKAGLLKPDSVVIEPTSGNTGIALAFVCAAKGYRLILTMPETMSIERRVLFRMLGAQVVLTPGPKGMPGAIARAEELLEENGDKAFMPQQFENPANPEIHRKTTAEEIWTATEGKIDAFVAGVGTGGTITGVSEVIKSRKEIKTVAVEPENSPVISGGQPGPHKIQGIGAGFVPGNCNTNIIDDVIRVDNDSAFETARKLALLDGIAGGISTGANVFAAMELAKQPGMAGKNIVTVACSCTERYLSTALAEQVRAEVATATA from the coding sequence ATGTCACTCCTCGCTCAAAATATTCTCGCGACTGTTGGGAATACACCCCTGGTAAAGTTGAACCGCATCGTTGAAGGCATCGATGCCAACATCTATGTTAAATGCGAATTCTTCAATCCGCTGAACTCGGTGAAGGACCGTATCGGTGTAGCTATGATTGAGGCAGCTGAAAAAGCTGGTTTACTCAAACCCGATTCAGTTGTGATTGAGCCTACGTCGGGAAACACCGGAATCGCGCTCGCATTTGTATGTGCGGCTAAAGGTTATCGGCTTATCTTGACGATGCCAGAAACGATGTCGATCGAGCGTCGTGTATTGTTTCGAATGCTGGGTGCTCAGGTAGTCTTGACACCGGGACCGAAGGGGATGCCCGGTGCCATCGCTCGCGCTGAAGAGCTCCTAGAGGAAAATGGCGACAAAGCTTTCATGCCCCAACAATTTGAAAATCCTGCTAACCCCGAGATTCACCGCAAAACAACGGCGGAAGAGATCTGGACGGCAACCGAAGGAAAGATTGATGCCTTCGTCGCTGGTGTGGGAACCGGTGGCACCATCACGGGAGTTTCCGAGGTTATCAAAAGCCGCAAGGAAATTAAGACTGTTGCGGTGGAGCCGGAAAATAGCCCAGTGATTTCCGGTGGCCAGCCTGGTCCCCATAAGATTCAAGGGATAGGCGCGGGATTTGTTCCTGGGAACTGTAACACTAACATCATCGACGATGTAATTCGCGTTGACAATGACAGTGCCTTCGAGACAGCTCGAAAATTGGCCCTTTTGGACGGTATCGCGGGCGGTATTTCAACAGGAGCTAATGTCTTTGCTGCTATGGAGCTAGCTAAGCAACCCGGTATGGCTGGAAAAAATATCGTCACTGTAGCCTGTTCTTGCACCGAGCGTTATCTCTCGACGGCGTTGGCTGAGCAAGTGCGTGCTGAGGTCGCTACCGCGACAGCCTAG
- the infA gene encoding translation initiation factor IF-1 has protein sequence MAREENEQYVEVEGKIVSVLPGTMFRVELENGHQVLAHISGKLRKNFIKITTGDIVKMEMTPSDINKARIVYRQKNARVNRNAPIRSYGPRNRGRKK, from the coding sequence ATGGCGCGAGAAGAGAACGAACAGTATGTAGAAGTCGAAGGGAAGATCGTCTCGGTTCTTCCGGGAACGATGTTCCGAGTGGAGCTGGAAAACGGCCATCAAGTGCTCGCACACATTTCTGGTAAGTTGCGCAAGAATTTTATCAAGATCACCACGGGCGATATTGTGAAGATGGAGATGACACCGTCTGATATCAACAAGGCTCGTATCGTCTACCGCCAGAAGAATGCACGCGTGAACCGAAATGCACCGATTCGCAGTTATGGCCCAAGAAACCGCGGCAGGAAGAAGTAG